One region of Streptomyces davaonensis JCM 4913 genomic DNA includes:
- a CDS encoding NUDIX hydrolase — protein sequence MAYQSVIGLHLVLFEQNRVLLGLREGTGWCDGWWHAPAGHLEDGESFLAGMVREAREELGIALAEEDLVVAHIAHDHDPQTSQSRLQLFFTAKQYSGRPYVAEPDKCAELRWWPLSDLPENLVRYTRQALICIQRGQSASTLGWPDAC from the coding sequence TTGGCATACCAGTCCGTGATCGGACTTCACCTGGTTCTGTTCGAGCAGAACCGGGTGCTGCTGGGCCTGCGTGAGGGCACTGGCTGGTGTGACGGATGGTGGCACGCCCCAGCCGGCCACCTTGAGGACGGGGAGTCCTTCCTTGCCGGCATGGTCCGTGAGGCTCGGGAAGAGCTGGGCATCGCCCTCGCCGAGGAAGACCTGGTAGTCGCGCACATCGCCCACGACCACGACCCCCAGACCAGCCAGAGCCGGCTGCAGCTCTTCTTCACCGCCAAGCAGTACTCGGGACGGCCCTATGTTGCGGAACCGGACAAGTGCGCGGAGCTGCGATGGTGGCCGCTCTCGGACCTGCCGGAGAATTTGGTGCGCTACACCCGCCAGGCCCTGATCTGCATTCAGCGCGGCCAGAGCGCGAGCACGCTGGGGTGGCCGGATGCCTGTTGA
- a CDS encoding NUDIX domain-containing protein has translation MPVEDEREPVGLMAPEDYARSRAAFWGGAAVLFTDAEGKVLVLDPAYRPGTLLLPGGGVDQRERPSAAAVREVAEELGLPIGVRRLLAVDWVSMGNPEFGTVYGLPGETISIWDGGVLEESDIARICLPEDEISSFHFLPPAQAVPQMFPIEGRRMLGALRARIDRAGPAVLEDGEAVGGGPALQRQNVIPRIAVGYQQIAWHPGSEPAADLPVKQAWVWAFDPLGRVVVLVDPRDGHCVLPGGTVEAEDDGPTAAALREAAEEADLHLRDATYLGYLHDPDGAVYGPGTGPNARARYIARITSLGPAPQDVATGITYGRLLVSPMQASELLGLGRAGSEQAEYAARTAAARWGIPLSPPQAAVEIPRTGMVAGQL, from the coding sequence ATGCCTGTTGAGGATGAGCGCGAGCCCGTGGGGCTGATGGCGCCGGAGGACTACGCCCGCTCACGCGCGGCATTCTGGGGCGGCGCCGCGGTGCTCTTCACGGATGCCGAGGGCAAGGTCCTGGTGCTCGACCCGGCATACCGGCCGGGGACGCTGCTGCTGCCCGGCGGGGGAGTGGACCAACGGGAGCGGCCCTCAGCCGCAGCGGTGCGGGAGGTGGCCGAGGAGCTCGGCCTGCCCATCGGCGTACGCCGGCTCCTGGCAGTCGACTGGGTGAGCATGGGCAATCCGGAGTTCGGAACCGTGTACGGCCTCCCGGGCGAAACCATCTCCATCTGGGACGGCGGCGTCCTGGAGGAGAGTGACATCGCGCGGATTTGCCTGCCCGAGGACGAGATCTCCTCGTTCCACTTTCTGCCGCCAGCGCAGGCCGTTCCCCAGATGTTCCCGATCGAGGGACGACGGATGCTGGGCGCCCTCCGTGCCCGGATTGACCGTGCCGGACCCGCAGTGCTGGAGGACGGGGAGGCCGTCGGCGGCGGACCGGCGCTGCAGCGTCAGAACGTCATCCCGCGCATCGCGGTCGGATACCAGCAGATCGCCTGGCACCCCGGCAGCGAGCCGGCTGCCGACCTGCCCGTGAAGCAGGCGTGGGTGTGGGCCTTCGACCCGCTCGGCCGGGTCGTCGTTCTTGTGGATCCGCGCGACGGCCATTGCGTCCTGCCGGGCGGCACCGTCGAGGCGGAGGACGACGGGCCGACAGCGGCGGCACTGAGGGAAGCCGCCGAAGAGGCGGACCTGCACCTGCGCGACGCCACCTACCTCGGCTACCTCCACGACCCGGACGGTGCGGTCTACGGCCCGGGCACCGGGCCGAACGCCCGGGCCCGCTACATCGCCCGCATCACCTCCCTGGGGCCGGCGCCGCAGGATGTCGCCACCGGCATCACCTACGGACGGCTGTTGGTCAGCCCGATGCAGGCGAGCGAGCTGCTGGGCCTCGGACGCGCCGGCAGCGAACAGGCCGAATACGCGGCCCGTACGGCGGCGGCCCGCTGGGGCATTCCGCTGAGCCCGCCGCAGGCCGCGGTCGAGATACCCCGGACGGGCATGGTGGCCGGGCAGCTCTGA